In Verrucomicrobia bacterium CG1_02_43_26, the sequence TTACTTGTATAGTTACCAATAATGTAATTATTTAGATTTCTCTTCTTAAGAGGAATAACAATGTGATTGACTGGCGATTTTTTCCTTTTCTTATCACCAATTTCAATATTACCAGGGACTTTATCTTCATTCAAGTCCTTGACATCTTTAATTAACTTATTTTTTGGTATTATTTTTCCTGTATTCATAATTAATTCTATTTTCACGTAAAAATAAAAGAAAAATAAATAGATTTCAATAAAAAAAATACATAAAGTAAGGAAATAGTATATGATTAATACAACAGTACCACAGTAACAAAATCTTTACCTCAATGAACCTCGATCATAGAAGGATCAAAGTCCAACTCGGGGTAATCTAAATCTAAGTGCGTCAAAGTCTCTAAAATAATGCCAGATACCAGCCAGTTCCTAAACCATTTATTATTAGAGGGAATGACATACCAAGGCGCCCATGAGGTAGACGTTTTTTCAATCGCCTCATTATAGCCGTGAAGATACTCATTCCAAAGTTCCCTAGCTTCTAGATCAGCTTGTTCAAACTTCCAATGCTTCTTGGGCGTATCTAACCTTGATTTCAAACGCATCTTTTGCTCGTCACGGCTAATATGCAAGAAAAACTTCAAGATCGTGCAGCCCTCATCTGTTAACATGCGCTCAAAGTCATTAATATGGTCATAACGCTTCTCCCATACAGCCTGCGGTTGTAACGCCCGCGCACCCACCGTCACCACATCTTCATAATGGCTGCGATTAAAGATTACAATCTCCCCCTTAGCCGGAACGTGCTGATGAATGCGCCACAAATAATCTCGATCTAATTCCTGTTGGGTTGGTGCTTTAAAACTAATCACGCGTATGCCGTGGGGATCCACGCCATTAAATACGTTTCGTATCGTACCGTCTTTCCCTCCCGTATCCATGGCTTGAAAAATCAACAACAACTTTTGCTTATGCTGGGCATAGAGTAATCGCTGTAGGTGGGTAATCTGTTTTACGTGCTTATTAAACTGTTTTTTTGCTGCTTTTTCATCCAGCTTAACCCTCACGTTACCATCCGGGTTATACTCAGATAATATATTTTTTTGCCCATGCGGGGCCTTGTACAACCTTCTTAAACTCATACCACATTGTTTGGCTCACCTTCCAGCACTTCCAATTGAAACTCGTTATGGTGATCCCAAATGGTCTGCTTAAGCACATCAAAGTCGCAGGCTTCCACAATCCCGTTTTTCGGAATGATGATGGCTTCCTTCGCCGTCAAATAAATATAAATATAATCCTGATTACTCACAACGTGGTGCACTTTTTCCCAAGAAATAAAGCCGGTCGTTGTCCCGGTTCTTAAATTAATCCCCTGGGGCAAAACTGTCACTTCATTTTCCTGTTCACCGGTGTCAATTTCCGCACTATTTTTCAAAGTCTTGGAAACTTGTTTGCGTACCTGCTCTTTAGCAACATAAGGGTAAAACAACCCCCACAATCCCGCCAACACAATCAAAATTCCCCAAGCCGGCCAATATTGTTGCAAAACAAATAGCCCGCCTACACCCACAATTGAATACACAACCGGTATCAGAAAGCGCGTACGTTTCATTTTCCGACGAAAGCTCGGTGTCGAGGAAACATGACAAACATTGAACCGAATCAGATCTTCCAGATTGGTCTTAAAGGTAATTTTCATTGAGGTAGTCTAACGATTATTTGCGATTCTTGCCGCTTCTCGATACTGCTGTGCAAAACGATTGGTCAGTTCTCTTCGGAGTTGTATCAACTTTAGAGGATCCGCCTCACGAACAGTGTCATGTATCTCAGCAGCAACTTGGTCAAACCCAATTAATGAAAAGTTTTGCATCTTTTTCAAGGCTTTTTTAGCCGCTTCCGTATCCCCGCGCTTTTCAGCCGCTATAATAGCAGCCCAAGCAGTCAGTAACTCTTGGTGTGGATCTATAAAAGCAGACTTGATAATCAAGCGAAATTCTCGCGCATACGGCGCTGTCCATTCCGGGTTATATACAAAATCCCCACCATCGCGGTAAAAATTCAAATCCGGATCCGAACGATACTTTAAATACTTCTCATCATACAAATCCTTACGAATAGGAGAGCGTCTTAACGCATATCGATCCGCCCCACCGGGGGTATTTAATTTAAACGCCCATTTCTTTTGCCCTTCCAGCGAAAGCACATACTCAATAAACGCCAATGCTCGATCAGGGTGGGGGGCACCTCGTAACATCGCTATCGGATCCGGGTCTACCACAGATCCTCCCTTGGGCATTGAAAAACCAAATCGTTCTTCGCCAGAGCGTTGTCTTAAATTCTCTTCATGGGATAACCCATAATAATCAATCGCTATCCCCACGGCACAATTCCCTGAAGCCACATCCAACACCGGCTTTGCGGAGGAATCCGTAAAATAACGAGCATTCGCGCAAATCAGCTGGATCACTTGCATCCCTTTTAGCCAACCTTCATTCACCGCAAGCATTTGCGTCTCTTCATTATCCGGATAACCCGCGGCATCTAACGCTTTTCGCGCTTCATTCATCTGCTGCTGCAAAATCATCTCCATGGCCGTTGATACAGAGCTACTCATCGTAGGGTCCGCTAAGGCAACATTTCCAAAATACGCGGGCTCCGCTATATCCGTCCAAGCAGTTGGCTCTTTCGTAATCCCTGATTCTTTCAAAGCGTCTCTATTAAAAATAATACCAAAAACAGACAGTGCTGTTCCAAACCAAAGATCCCTAGGTTCCCAAAAATAATTGCCACCAAAGCGCTGGGGAATAATATCATTTTGAAACCATTCCGGGTGCTTATTCAATATACCGGAATGAATAAATAGTCCTTTGCCGGCCAACAGGGATATCTCCAATCGCCCGCCACCAAATAAAACATCCACTCCACAGGTAATATTAGATTTCACCAAAGCATCCCGTACCTCAGCGTCCAGTGATCCCGGAGCATAATCCGCATCCACGTTTAGCTTATTATAGGCTAACTTTACTTTATCGTTCCATTCCTTATTCAGCGTATTTTGCCAGTAATTCTTAAATGCGTTTTCATAAGTCGTACTGATAAACTTGATGACTTCTTTACCGCCACCGAGATCTCTCCAATCGATGAAAATCTTCTTCCCCGTTTTTTGAAAATACCACTCCTGAAAGCCCAAGCCAAACTCATGCCGCACCGCTTCATTATGCGGGGTAATAATAATAAGTCGCTCGCCTGATTCATCAACCGGCTTAACGTCCTCTTTTCTAAACAAAAAGGGCAAACCTACTACGATAATGATCAAAAGGAGAATGATGATATTCTGCTTCATTGTCCTTATTAATCTCTTAAAATAACAACATCATCGGGTGAAACAGAAGCATACAAGCCCTCACGTTCCATGTCCCCCAAATGCATCGGGTTTAATTCAGATATTTTCAAGCGATTGCTTTGCGTCAAAAAGCGATAGTGCGCTACTTCACCATAATAAGTCGCTCGCCCAATATTGCCTTCCAATGAATTCACTTCAGTGGGCTTATCACTCAATACAAAGCACTCTGGGCGAATAGATACATATACCCGACTTTTCTTTTCGGGCACAAAGCCTTCTTCAGCAATCACGCCTTTTAGCTTTCCAATCGGTGTTCTCACTGTTGCGTACCCATCGTCTTCCATTCCGGAAAAATCGCCTTCAAGGATATTCGTCGCACCTATAAAGTCAGCCACAAACCGGTTGATTGGTCTCTTGTAAACTTCGCTTGGCGTCCCTATCTGTTGTATCTCACCATGGCTCAATACCGCAATCTTGTCTGCAATAGAAAGGGCCTCTTTCTGGTCGTGGGTCACATAAATAGTCGTCAACCCATACTCTTTACAGATCCGGTGGATCTCCAATCGCATGTAATAACGTAAGCGCGCGTCGAGGTTAGATAACGGCTCGTCCATCAACAAACATCTCGGCCTCACAACCAAGGCTCTCGCAAGTGCCACTCGCTGCTGCTGCCCACCGGAAAGTTGGGCCGGCTTGCGGTCACGATAGGGTGTCATTTCAACAGACTCCAACGCCTCGTCCACCCGTGTCTTTAATTCTTCTTTGGACACTTTTAGCTGCTCCAATCCAAATGCCACATTCTCCCAAACGGTCATATTCGGCCACAGCGCATAACTCTGAAATACCATCCCCGTCTTACGCTTGTGCGGAGGAAGCTTCGAAACATCCTCATTATCAAACAAAATCTTGCCCGAATCCGGTGTGTAAAACCCGGCTATCGTCCTTAATAACGTCGTTTTACCACATCCACTTGGCCCCAGCAGAAAGAATATTTCGCCAGGATTCACCTTGAACTGAATGCCTTTTAAAGCAACAGCAGAACCAAATTTTTTAACGAGTTGCTCAACAGTAACTTCTATCATGAATCTTTTCTACGTGAGAGTACGATTAGATTGACAAAAATCAAAACTGATTACGAGCATATTTATTAAGTTTTATTGAAATGGCCCAAAGCTCCCTTGTTTACTCAGTAACTCCTTAAGAGTAAAAAATTAGGTAGGGAGTGGTTGAATTCTGGGTTTGAAAATGCTATAGTGCTGACCTTTCAAAGCGGAAATATCTGCAATTTCCTTATAATTAGCAAGTTAACGTAAATAATATGTCTGAAATTTCAAAAGTCTACGAGCCTGTGGAGGTCGAAAAAAAGTGGTATAAAGCCTGGTTAGAAGGAAAGGCTTTTGCAGCAAAACCGGATCAGCAAAAACAGTCGTATTGCATTATGATCCCCCCGCCTAATGTGACGGGTATGTTGACCATGGGACACGTCTTGAATAATACGATACAAGATATTCTTATTCGCAGGGCACGGCAGCAAAAGAAGGAGGCATTGTGGCTTCCAGGGACAGATCATGCGGGCATTGCAACGCAGACGCGTGTGGAGAAGTCACTTCAAAAAGAAGGTAAAACGCGGCAGGAATTGGGTCGTGAGGCCTTTCTTGAGCGAGCCAAGGAATGGAGAGACACCCATGGCGGCGTCATTATTGAGCAATTGAAACGATTAGGAGCTTCTTGTGATTGGGATCGTTGTGTGCATACTTTGGATGATGATTATAGCCAAGCTGTTTTAACGGCTTTTGTAGCGCTTTATAAGCGGGGTTATATATACAGGGGAAAGCGGATGGTCAACTGGTGCCCAGCAAGCCTTACAGCACTTTCTGATGAGGAAGTGAATATGAAGGTGCAAAAAAGCAGTTTATACCATGTGCGTTATGAGTTTGTGGACGAACCAGGCAAATTTATGGACATTGCCACAACACGCCCGGAAACGATTATGGGGGATACTGCCATTGCGGTGCATCCGGAGGATGAGCGCTATAAGGGAATTGTTGGGAAAGAGGTCTGGAGACCCTTAAATAGAGCTAAAATCAAGATTATTGCAGATGATGCCGTTGTGCCTGAGTTTGGTACAGGTGCTTTGAAAGTCACTCCAGCACACGATAAAACAGATTTCGAGATAGGCTTGCGCCACAATTTGCCTATTATAGACATTCTGAACCCAGATGGCACTTTAAATGAGCATGCGGGTGAGGAGTTTAAGGGAATGGATCGCTTTAAGGCTAGAAAGCTGGCTGCCCAGCGGCTTGAGGAAATAGGGGCACTTATTCGTACAGAAGACTATGATAATAACGTAGGCTATTCTGAGCGGGCGGATGTACCGATTGAACCTAGGATTTCTGAGCAATGGTTCTTGAAATATCCGAAGATTGAAGAGTCAAAGAAGGCTGTGAGAGAGGGTTGGATCAAGTTTTGGCCGGAGCGTTGGACAAAGACTTATTTGCATTGGTTAGAGAATATACAGGACTGGTGTATTAGCAGGCAGCTCTGGTGGGGGCACCGCATCCCTGTCTGGTACAGGAAAGGAGCGGATCGTAAGGATCCTGCCAACTGGCATGTTTCAGTGGAAGGGCCTGCGGACTTAGAGAACTGGGAGCAGGATGAAGATGTGCTCGATACATGGGCATCCTCTTGGTTATGGCCCTTTGCTACATTGGGCTGGCCGAATGAAGACGAGATGAAGACCCGTGGTTTAAAGTATTTCTACCCAACGTCTACCCTGGTGACCGGTCCAGATATCATATTCTTCTGGGTAGCTCGCATGATTATTGCGGCTATGGAGTTTATGGGGCCGGAGAAGGAGACCTTGACGGATGAAGAGATTAAGGCGAGGATCCCGTTTGATAACGTCTACTTTACCGGTATTATAAGGGATCAGCAGGGACGAAAGATGTCCAAGAGCCTTGGGAACTCGCCTGACCCAATTGATCTCATTGAGAAATATGGTGCAGACGGCCTCAGGTTTGGGATCATGAGTATTGCTCCTCAAGGGCAGGACGTGACCTTCAGTGAGGAACGGGTCCACCAGGGACGTAACTTCTGCAACAAGCTTTGGAATGCCTGTCGGTTCCGTCAGATGTCGGGTGAAATGGCGGATAATAGTAGTCTGGAAGCGATTGTGAAGCGGATAGAGCCAGCTCTTTTTGATGAAGATGACCATGCGATTCTAGGCCGCTTGTGTAAGACGATACAGGATGTCCACAATGGGCTAGACCAGTTTTCATTTAGCGTAGCAACGCAATCACTATATTCATTCTTCTGGGGAGACTTCTGCGACTGGTATTTAGAGGTATCTAAGGCGCGCATGCAAGATTCCATGACGAAGAATAATTGCCTTGCCGTGCAAGACATGATCATTAGAGAGGTTTTACTGATACTGCACCCGTTTGCCCCTTTTATTACTGAGGAGCTATGGCATGACCTCGGCTACTCTACTGATAGAGAGTTTATTGAGACTTGCCCAACCGATGATAGCTTGAAATTAAGGGAAGTACTCAATGGGTATGGTATAGAGCTTATAGGGACTGCGATTGCTGAAGTTGATATGATACGGGAATTTGTAACCAGCGCCCGTTCGCTAAAAGCGCAATATCAGTTGGCTTCAAAGAAAGATGTCCATCTCTATATTGTGCCCAAGGCTGAATTGGAAAAGAAAGCTATCCAGGGGCAACTAGAGAAGCTTAAAAAGCTCGTTGGCGCTTCTGAGATATCGATTAATAGTGAGATTGAAGGAATGCCTGCTGTGGTAACACCATTAGGAACCCTTTACTTAGATATTTCTTCATCCATTGATACAGATGCCGAGAAAGAGCGCCTCCATAAAGAGATAGAAAAGCTTAATAAGCTGATATCTTCCAGTGAAGCTAAGCTTATGAGTGAATCGTTCACGAGTAAGGCTCCAGAGCAGATTGTAGCAGGCGCAAAGCATCAGTTAGAAGAGAATAAAGCCAAACGCGATGAGTTAAAACGATTACTAACGGCAATGAAGTGAGATATCTCCTGTATTCTAGCAATTTATTCCTTGTTTTATATAATCAATTACCTATGAATTGATCGCGAATTAGAATCGAAATAGACATAAACTGGCTATTTTCGCTTGATTTCCTAGCACTAAAACCAAGGGTTTGTTTCACCTGGAACAAACTCTTGGTTTTTAAGTGATCATGCGAGCAGTATTTTTTAACTGGGGATAAACTCAGAATTCGAGATTGATCTGAAGTGATTGAGCTTTTGGCCTAAAAGGAACAACTGAAGCGATCAATAAGCCCTCAAAAGTCAGGACAATTTAAGGAAGTTATTGTTAGGGCTTTAAAAAAGTAAGGAAAAGAGCAGATAATTGAGTTATCGAGAATCAAATATTAACGCAATAAAGTGAAATAAAACCCGATTTGTTATTAAAAACAAACACAATAAAGTCACTATAATATTGACATTTGTCCAAAAATATCATCTAATTACATTATAAGTAAGATTAAACATTAATAACAACCTCATGGGAAACATTTCACATAACAGAATCCGTACAGAAGATAAGCACGATTTCAAAAGCACGATACGCGGATATGCTAGTGAAAAAATTGGCACCTTCAAGAAGCGTACAGTAAAGGTTTTAACTGATGTTAAAGAGGCGGGCTGGGGAGATCTCAAGTCGCTCATAGCCCCTAATAATTTCAAAGAAAGCATTGGTGGCATTAAACCATCACTTCAGGTCGCAAAAGCCTTAAGTGGGCTCTTTAACTGTGTCGTTAAGGCTCCTGTAATCATTTTTAAAGTAATTACTGGAATCCCTGTTTTATTGTCTAAAATAGTATTAGACCATAAAGAAGAACATAATAAATTTAAAGAGTCCGATGTTTATAAAAAGTTCCGTATCTGTTATCTTACGCAAGAAATAGAGACTGAACTTAATAGCGAGAAAGCCGGCAAGGATTATTCTTATATAAATGATTTATATAAAGAGCTTCAAGGATATCTAACAGGTGAAACGGACAAATGCGCCTTAGGAGAAATAAAGGAAATTAATTTAGAGAACGCAAAAAGCGTTATCGAAGCAATTAAAAGTACGCCATCTTACAGTGAATCACAGAAGTTTGTAAACGAGGAAGCAGGTTCGATCACAAAATTCCGCTATAATTTGGTGCGTTTTGTTGATGTATTTTGCTCATACGGGTTGAGCGATCTTCAGTCCATACTTATGCCAAACTTGTTGCAAAAAACAATTAAGAACGGTGCGACTTTTGGCATAATCGGTTCTACAATAGGAGCTTTTATTGGCCTGGTAACTGCTGGCCCTGCCGGCATGGCAACAGGAGCCACCATTGGGTTAATGGTTGGCACTCTCATCGGAGTATTAAAGGGGATCCCTGAAGATTTTACTGCAGAGCATAAAGAGTACAAAAAGGAAGAGTGGGACACGCTTAAGAATAAATGGACTCCCGCAGGTATGCTAAAGCAATTTCGCCTTGGGTTGGACTACTTTGTTCAGTATTTAAATAAGGAAATGAACATGTCTGCACTAATGAATATTATTGCGCCGAACGCCTTTGCCAGCGCAGCCTCCCATGCGATAACAGATTTTTTCGTGGGAGGTGCGATCGGTGGGGCAATTGGAGCTGTGACGGGTGGTCCCGCCGGTGCGGCTGCCGGGGCAGCTATTGGTGGTTTTTGTGGATTAATGTTGGGTTTCATCGTCGGCTCCATTGAGGACTTTCGTGCTCAACATAAAGATAAGTACAGCGATGAGGCTTGGAAAGAATTGATGGATGATAAGAGCTATACAGGTGTGTTCAAGAAAGTTGACATGTACGTAAGCTGGTTGTACCAAAAGGTTGGCAATGACGTTGCTATAGACGAACTAAGAGCCCTTTTATTACCAAATTTTGGTAGCTCCGTAATGGACACAGCGTATATATTAGGTGCCGCCGGTGCATTTTTAGGCACCCTTGCAGGTGGTCCGGCAGGTGGTTTAATAGGCTTAATAATCGGCTTGGGCGTAGGTGGGGTTATCGG encodes:
- a CDS encoding polyphosphate kinase; translation: MSLRRLYKAPHGQKNILSEYNPDGNVRVKLDEKAAKKQFNKHVKQITHLQRLLYAQHKQKLLLIFQAMDTGGKDGTIRNVFNGVDPHGIRVISFKAPTQQELDRDYLWRIHQHVPAKGEIVIFNRSHYEDVVTVGARALQPQAVWEKRYDHINDFERMLTDEGCTILKFFLHISRDEQKMRLKSRLDTPKKHWKFEQADLEARELWNEYLHGYNEAIEKTSTSWAPWYVIPSNNKWFRNWLVSGIILETLTHLDLDYPELDFDPSMIEVH
- a CDS encoding spermidine/putrescine ABC transporter ATP-binding protein, whose translation is MIEVTVEQLVKKFGSAVALKGIQFKVNPGEIFFLLGPSGCGKTTLLRTIAGFYTPDSGKILFDNEDVSKLPPHKRKTGMVFQSYALWPNMTVWENVAFGLEQLKVSKEELKTRVDEALESVEMTPYRDRKPAQLSGGQQQRVALARALVVRPRCLLMDEPLSNLDARLRYYMRLEIHRICKEYGLTTIYVTHDQKEALSIADKIAVLSHGEIQQIGTPSEVYKRPINRFVADFIGATNILEGDFSGMEDDGYATVRTPIGKLKGVIAEEGFVPEKKSRVYVSIRPECFVLSDKPTEVNSLEGNIGRATYYGEVAHYRFLTQSNRLKISELNPMHLGDMEREGLYASVSPDDVVILRD
- a CDS encoding valine--tRNA ligase, with the translated sequence MSEISKVYEPVEVEKKWYKAWLEGKAFAAKPDQQKQSYCIMIPPPNVTGMLTMGHVLNNTIQDILIRRARQQKKEALWLPGTDHAGIATQTRVEKSLQKEGKTRQELGREAFLERAKEWRDTHGGVIIEQLKRLGASCDWDRCVHTLDDDYSQAVLTAFVALYKRGYIYRGKRMVNWCPASLTALSDEEVNMKVQKSSLYHVRYEFVDEPGKFMDIATTRPETIMGDTAIAVHPEDERYKGIVGKEVWRPLNRAKIKIIADDAVVPEFGTGALKVTPAHDKTDFEIGLRHNLPIIDILNPDGTLNEHAGEEFKGMDRFKARKLAAQRLEEIGALIRTEDYDNNVGYSERADVPIEPRISEQWFLKYPKIEESKKAVREGWIKFWPERWTKTYLHWLENIQDWCISRQLWWGHRIPVWYRKGADRKDPANWHVSVEGPADLENWEQDEDVLDTWASSWLWPFATLGWPNEDEMKTRGLKYFYPTSTLVTGPDIIFFWVARMIIAAMEFMGPEKETLTDEEIKARIPFDNVYFTGIIRDQQGRKMSKSLGNSPDPIDLIEKYGADGLRFGIMSIAPQGQDVTFSEERVHQGRNFCNKLWNACRFRQMSGEMADNSSLEAIVKRIEPALFDEDDHAILGRLCKTIQDVHNGLDQFSFSVATQSLYSFFWGDFCDWYLEVSKARMQDSMTKNNCLAVQDMIIREVLLILHPFAPFITEELWHDLGYSTDREFIETCPTDDSLKLREVLNGYGIELIGTAIAEVDMIREFVTSARSLKAQYQLASKKDVHLYIVPKAELEKKAIQGQLEKLKKLVGASEISINSEIEGMPAVVTPLGTLYLDISSSIDTDAEKERLHKEIEKLNKLISSSEAKLMSESFTSKAPEQIVAGAKHQLEENKAKRDELKRLLTAMK